Proteins co-encoded in one Astatotilapia calliptera chromosome 18, fAstCal1.2, whole genome shotgun sequence genomic window:
- the klhl40a gene encoding kelch-like protein 40a yields MSAMTIDPVAQPRMYQQTLLQDGLCDLLENDRFVDCVLKIQDKEFPCHRLVLAASSPFFKAMFLSDLEESKKKEVVLKNVEPGVMEMILRYLYTSDINLTEQNVQDIFMVANMYQIPSIFSVCVSYLQEKLVLGNCLAIFRLGLLLDSPKLALAARDFICERYQVVVRDQDFLQLAPSEVAIIITSDALNVEREEQVFESLMDWVKHDETNRVKDLPELLHCVRFRLMPLDYFKEKVERHQYICFSQDIKKELDLVRDAHRGRLPKPKKPATDGAKGGEGSEDEEDDEDGYLPGILNNNPRFGMFEMDLILMISDTGTVAYDPAGNECFVVSESTEIPKNHCSLVTRENQVFVVGGLLYNEEDKDEPFSSYFLQFDPVSSDWLGMPPQPNPRCLFGLTEAENSIFVVGGKELKDGEHALSSVMIYDRQSFKWGESDPLPYEVYGHGTVSHKGLVYVIGGKSESRKCMRRVCVYNPTKFEWKDLAPLKTARSLFGIAVHNDQIFVVTGVTDSGLTSSVEVYDIASNKWSEFTEFPQERSSLNLISMGGFLYAVGGFAMMPSETSEEPVPTEMTDIWRHDESDKCWTGILREISYAEGSTILSVRLNTLRLTKL; encoded by the exons ATGTCTGCCATGACTATAGATCCAGTGGCGCAACCTCGGATGTACCAGCAGACCTTGCTTCAGGATGGACTGTGTGACCTCTTAGAAAATGACAGATTTGTGGATTGTGTCCTCAAAATCCAGGACAAGGAGTTCCCCTGCCACCGCTTGGTTCTGGCAGCTAGCAGCCCCTTCTTCAAGGCTATGTTCCTGTCTGACTTGGAGGAGAGCAAGAAGAAGGAGGTTGTCCTCAAGAATGTGGAGCCTGGGGTTATGGAGATGATCCTGCGGTACTTGTATACATCTGACATTAATCTGACAGAACAGAATGTTCAAGATATATTCATGGTCGCCAACATGTACCAGATCCCCTCCatcttctctgtgtgtgtgtcctatcTCCAAGAAAAGTTGGTGCTCGGGAATTGCTTGGCTATCTTCAGACTGGGGCTGCTTCTGGATAGTCCCAAGCTTGCTCTTGCCGCGAGAGACTTCATCTGCGAGCGCTATCAGGTTGTTGTCAGGGACCAAGACTTTCTGCAGCTAGCTCCCAGCGAGGTGGCCATCATCATCACCTCAGACGCCCTTAATGTTGAGCGGGAGGAGCAGGTGTTTGAATCCCTGATGGACTGGGTCAAGCATGACGAGACCAATCGGGTCAAAGATCTGCCCGAACTGTTGCACTGTGTTCGCTTCAGACTCATGCCTTTGGATTacttcaaagaaaaagtggagcGTCACCAGTACATCTGCTTCAGCCAGGACATCAAGAAGGAGCTGGATCTCGTCAGGGACGCTCACAGAGGGCGGCTCCCTAAGCCGAAGAAGCCTGCAACAGATGGGGCAAAGGGGGGTGAAGGCAGTGAGGATGAGGAAGATGATGAGGACGGTTACCTGCCAGGCATACTCAACAACAATCCTCGTTTTGGGATGTTTGAAATGGACCTCATACTTATGATCAGCGACACAGGGACTGTGGCCTACGACCCGGCAGGAAACGagtgctttgttgtgtcagAATCCACTGAAATTCCCAAGAATCACTGCAGCCTGGTGACAAGAGAGAACCAAGTGTTTGTTGTGGGAGGACTTCTCTACAACGAAGAGGACAAAGATGAACCATTCAGCTCCTACTTCCTGCAG TTTGACCCAGTCAGTTCAGACTGGTTAGGGATGCCTCCACAACCCAACCCACGCTGTCTGTTTGGCCTGACTGAAGCTGAAAACTCAATCTTTGTTGTTGGAGGAAAGGAACTGAAGGACGGCGAGCACGCACTGAGCTCAGTCATGATCTATGACAGACA GTCTTTCAAATGGGGAGAATCTGATCCCCTGCCTTATGAGGTGTATGGCCATGGAACTGTATCACACAAAGGGCTCGTCTACGTCATTGGAGGAAAGTCTGAAAGCAG gaAGTGCATGAGAAGAGTGTGTGTCTACAATCCCACTAAGTTTGAATGGAAGGACCTGGCCCCTCTGAAAACAGCCCGCTCTCTGTTTGGCATCGCCGTCCACAACGACCAGATCTTTGTGGTCACAGGAGTCACAGACTCAGGCCTCACCAGCTCTGTGGAGGTCTACGACATTGCCAGCAACAA GTGGTCTGAGTTCACAGAGTTCCCTCAGGAGCGCAGTTCCCTTAATCTGATCTCAATGGGGGGGTTCCTGTACGCTGTGGGGGGCTTTGCCATGATGCCCAGTGAAACCAGTGAGGAGCCCGTCCCAACAGAGATGACTGACATTTGGAG ACATGATGAGTCAGACAAGTGCTGGACTGGGATACTGCGTGAGATAAGCTATGCGGAGGGATCTACTATTCTTTCAGTGCGTCTCAACACTCTGCGACTCACCAAGTTATAA